One part of the Micrococcus sp. 2A genome encodes these proteins:
- a CDS encoding DUF5129 domain-containing protein, producing MTRPTPDAPLSSPRCSGPHRTAPRAAALALAAAAVAGAGTPALTAGAVAGTSAAAALTLAPAASAVPAEKVDLADTAGILDRNQLLRDLAEIEFREPTRVAVFTERGPDIRDLDEDRRSQAFNGRVLDHARTQRPDWLSADGQKWADGLVIVAVDPDNRMLGVYQGEDRRLSTDTQAAVRDDGKDAARDARWTDAVVDIVDSAASHIGRPLHEEPGLWFGAGGVAVGGAAAAAAVIATRRSQRRKAEADLDAARTHLTSVTMDWDATEVNASTVPTDDPFGARLMERFRGFHQSTLDATRRLEDLDAVPPGRRHAKSFRKDAGSLRDDVAELDRLDDAIADANTFLNRLPGWEDAWDRQAGPLRSDLDHVGDLREHLDGVAGAAAPLGALESFRTEALGELESTGAGLTERRVTPQAALESLDRLRRRLTDLLEQVAQAVSLAQDDSDDIRLMEEGLDEHRRRPRDARGSILDAGDGWRTYWTITSFDAGYRAGVSSVESSHQSSTGSGTGYGSSGGSFSGSGSSGSF from the coding sequence ATGACCCGGCCGACGCCCGACGCTCCGCTCTCCTCCCCGCGCTGCTCGGGCCCGCACCGCACCGCACCTCGCGCGGCCGCCCTGGCCCTGGCTGCCGCCGCGGTGGCCGGTGCGGGGACTCCCGCCCTGACCGCGGGGGCCGTCGCCGGGACGTCCGCGGCCGCGGCCCTCACCCTCGCGCCTGCCGCGAGCGCCGTCCCGGCCGAGAAGGTGGACCTCGCGGACACCGCGGGGATCCTCGACCGGAACCAGCTGCTGCGCGACCTCGCGGAGATCGAGTTCCGCGAGCCCACGCGCGTCGCCGTCTTCACCGAGCGCGGCCCGGACATCCGGGACCTCGACGAGGACCGCCGGTCCCAGGCCTTCAACGGGCGCGTCCTCGACCACGCCCGCACGCAGCGGCCCGACTGGCTGAGCGCGGACGGGCAGAAGTGGGCGGACGGGCTCGTGATCGTCGCCGTGGACCCGGACAACCGGATGCTCGGCGTGTACCAGGGCGAGGACCGCAGGCTCAGCACGGACACACAGGCGGCCGTCCGCGACGACGGCAAGGACGCGGCCCGCGACGCGCGGTGGACGGACGCCGTCGTGGACATCGTGGACTCGGCGGCCTCCCACATCGGGCGGCCGCTGCACGAGGAGCCGGGCCTGTGGTTCGGCGCGGGCGGCGTCGCGGTCGGAGGGGCGGCCGCGGCCGCGGCGGTGATCGCCACCCGGCGATCCCAGCGCCGGAAGGCCGAGGCCGACCTCGACGCGGCCCGCACCCACCTCACCAGCGTGACGATGGACTGGGACGCCACGGAGGTGAACGCCTCCACCGTGCCGACCGACGACCCGTTCGGCGCACGCCTGATGGAGCGGTTCCGGGGCTTCCACCAGTCCACCCTCGACGCGACGCGGCGGCTCGAGGACCTCGACGCCGTGCCGCCGGGCCGCCGTCACGCGAAGTCCTTCAGGAAGGACGCCGGCAGCCTGCGCGACGACGTCGCGGAGCTCGACCGCCTCGACGACGCGATCGCCGATGCGAACACGTTCCTCAACCGCCTCCCCGGCTGGGAGGACGCCTGGGACCGCCAGGCCGGGCCCCTGCGCTCGGACCTGGACCACGTCGGCGACCTGCGCGAGCACCTCGACGGGGTCGCGGGCGCGGCGGCCCCGCTGGGCGCACTCGAGTCCTTCCGCACCGAGGCCCTGGGCGAGCTCGAGTCGACCGGTGCCGGCCTGACCGAGCGGAGGGTCACCCCGCAGGCGGCGCTCGAGTCGCTCGACCGCCTCCGCCGCCGGCTCACCGACCTCCTGGAGCAGGTCGCCCAGGCGGTCTCGCTCGCCCAGGACGACTCGGACGACATCCGGCTCATGGAGGAGGGGCTGGACGAACACCGCCGTCGTCCGCGGGACGCGCGCGGCTCGATCCTCGACGCCGGCGACGGCTGGCGGACGTACTGGACGATCACCTCGTTCGACGCCGGCTACCGCGCCGGCGTCTCCTCCGTGGAGTCGTCCCACCAGAGCTCGACGGGCTCGGG
- a CDS encoding NAD(P)-binding domain-containing protein, with the protein MSPTSVDPALPRFPHLPSTVGILGAGRAGTALARALARIPRLHPWIAAPDVVMAATRRPAAVQRHLGIYAPEAVAVAPEDLAQAELTVVAVPREALDDVDPAWFAGPATRAVVDMTNTWEAEPLPDWMDPHDGDPRLGTERLAARWAAAGLTAPLVRAFSEISHHDLGVAGRTEAPRWALAIGTERHTDGGGHALPGGRERLRARDTVIDLVHAMGFDAVVYQGFEEGVRLEPGGPAFGSGGDLEELSRRMSSSPEWPDARPDAWPRE; encoded by the coding sequence ATGAGCCCGACGTCCGTGGACCCCGCCCTCCCCCGGTTCCCGCATCTCCCGTCGACCGTCGGGATCCTGGGGGCCGGCCGCGCCGGCACCGCGCTCGCCCGCGCCCTCGCGCGCATCCCCCGGCTCCATCCCTGGATCGCCGCGCCTGACGTCGTCATGGCCGCCACGCGCCGGCCCGCGGCGGTGCAGCGCCACCTCGGCATCTACGCCCCGGAGGCGGTGGCGGTCGCCCCGGAGGACCTCGCTCAGGCGGAGCTGACCGTGGTCGCCGTCCCGCGCGAGGCCCTCGACGACGTCGACCCCGCCTGGTTCGCCGGGCCCGCCACCCGGGCGGTGGTGGACATGACCAACACCTGGGAGGCCGAGCCCCTGCCGGACTGGATGGACCCGCACGACGGCGACCCACGACTCGGCACGGAGCGCCTCGCCGCGCGCTGGGCGGCGGCCGGGCTCACGGCGCCCCTGGTCCGCGCGTTCTCCGAGATCTCGCACCACGACCTGGGCGTCGCAGGCCGCACCGAGGCACCGCGCTGGGCGCTCGCCATCGGCACGGAGCGGCACACCGACGGCGGGGGGCATGCCCTCCCCGGCGGACGGGAGCGGCTGCGCGCCCGGGACACGGTGATCGACCTCGTCCACGCGATGGGCTTCGACGCGGTCGTGTACCAGGGGTTCGAGGAGGGAGTCCGGCTCGAGCCCGGCGGCCCCGCGTTCGGCTCAGGCGGAGACCTCGAGGAGCTGTCCCGCCGCATGAGCTCTTCTCCGGAGTGGCCGGATGCGCGACCGGACGCGTGGCCGCGGGAATGA
- a CDS encoding endonuclease/exonuclease/phosphatase family protein translates to MRPLRTLSAAIAVGALAVTGAVASGAAPAPHAKARAAVEAGPAKAVEARTKHDVRIATYNASLNRGAEGQLVRDLSTLDNAQAQNIAEVVQTTRPEILLVNEFDFDAAGEGARLFQENYLSVGQNGHEPIEYAYRYTAPVNTGVPSGLDLNNDGTVGGPDDAWGFGLFPGQYGMVVYSQHPILEDEIRTFQDIRWQDMPGNVMPTDFYSPEEQEQLRLSSKSHWDVPVQVGTTTLHLLAAHPTPPSFDGPEMRNKRRNHDEIRLWADYVTGGKTAEYLYDDAGVHGGLDRGERFVILGDYNADPVDGDSWDGAIDQLLLHSRIRDPKPTSAGGAEASVLQGGANLTHEGDPSLDTADFNDSPAPGNLRVDLALPSKNLPLRGAGVFWPEKGQPGSELTGEYPFPTSDHRLTWVDVKAPGKL, encoded by the coding sequence ATGCGTCCCCTCCGCACCCTCAGTGCCGCGATCGCCGTCGGCGCGCTCGCGGTGACCGGCGCCGTCGCCTCCGGCGCGGCTCCCGCCCCGCACGCCAAGGCCCGCGCCGCCGTCGAGGCCGGACCGGCGAAGGCCGTCGAGGCCCGCACCAAGCACGACGTGCGCATCGCCACGTACAACGCGTCCCTGAACCGCGGCGCCGAGGGCCAGCTGGTCCGCGACCTCTCCACGCTGGACAACGCGCAGGCCCAGAACATCGCCGAGGTCGTGCAGACCACGCGCCCCGAGATCCTGCTGGTCAACGAGTTCGACTTCGACGCCGCCGGTGAGGGCGCCCGCCTGTTCCAGGAGAACTACCTCTCCGTGGGCCAGAACGGCCACGAGCCCATCGAGTACGCGTACCGCTACACCGCTCCCGTGAACACGGGCGTCCCCTCGGGCCTGGACCTGAACAACGACGGCACGGTCGGCGGCCCGGACGACGCGTGGGGCTTCGGCCTGTTCCCGGGCCAGTACGGCATGGTCGTCTACTCTCAGCACCCCATCCTCGAGGACGAGATCCGCACCTTCCAGGACATCCGCTGGCAGGACATGCCGGGCAACGTCATGCCCACCGACTTCTACAGCCCCGAGGAGCAGGAGCAGCTGCGCCTGTCCTCGAAGTCCCACTGGGACGTGCCCGTGCAGGTCGGCACCACGACGCTGCACCTCCTCGCCGCGCACCCCACCCCGCCGTCCTTCGACGGCCCGGAGATGCGCAACAAGCGCCGCAACCACGACGAGATCCGCCTGTGGGCCGACTACGTCACCGGCGGCAAGACCGCCGAGTACCTCTACGACGACGCCGGCGTGCACGGCGGCCTGGACCGTGGCGAGCGCTTCGTCATCCTGGGCGACTACAACGCCGACCCGGTGGACGGCGACTCGTGGGACGGCGCGATCGACCAGCTGCTCTTGCACTCCCGCATCCGCGACCCGAAGCCCACCTCCGCGGGCGGCGCCGAGGCGTCCGTGCTGCAGGGCGGCGCCAATCTGACGCACGAGGGCGACCCGAGCCTCGACACGGCCGACTTCAACGACAGCCCGGCCCCGGGCAACCTCCGCGTGGACCTGGCGCTGCCGTCCAAGAACCTCCCGCTGCGCGGCGCTGGCGTCTTCTGGCCCGAGAAGGGCCAGCCCGGCTCCGAGCTGACCGGCGAGTATCCGTTCCCCACCTCCGACCACCGCCTCACCTGGGTGGACGTGAAGGCGCCCGGCAAGCTCTGA
- a CDS encoding fumarylacetoacetate hydrolase family protein has product MKLATFRQPDSDAAYPGDTFAAVITSVHPDDPEVAVRAVALPGCRDVGEHLTSTPQEQKERVEQALRAAKEDHSLLLDTTQLVYDTLIPFPTKVICVGLNYTDHIAETGQQRPEHPTLFAKFAQSLTGALDPIEVPEEDHRVDYEGELCIVIGEPGRRIAVEDARAHIAGFAVADDVSMRGFQGRTSEWLQGKVWEASTPVGPWLVTPDELSKGARILTHVNGEVRQESHVADVVFSPEQLVAYASQLITLNPGDLILTGTPAGVALARKDEEGRRPWLRAGDVVEVEITGLGRQRNELC; this is encoded by the coding sequence ATGAAGCTCGCCACGTTCCGCCAGCCCGACTCCGACGCCGCCTACCCCGGGGACACCTTCGCCGCCGTCATCACCTCGGTGCACCCGGATGACCCCGAGGTCGCGGTGCGCGCCGTGGCCCTCCCCGGCTGCCGCGACGTCGGCGAGCACCTGACCTCGACGCCGCAGGAGCAGAAGGAGCGCGTGGAGCAGGCACTGCGCGCCGCCAAGGAGGACCACTCCCTCCTGCTGGACACCACGCAGCTGGTGTACGACACGCTCATCCCGTTCCCCACGAAGGTGATCTGCGTGGGGCTGAACTACACGGACCACATCGCGGAGACGGGCCAGCAGCGCCCCGAGCATCCCACGCTGTTCGCGAAGTTCGCGCAGTCGCTCACGGGCGCGCTGGACCCGATCGAGGTCCCCGAGGAGGACCACCGCGTGGACTACGAGGGCGAGCTGTGCATCGTGATCGGCGAGCCCGGGCGGCGCATCGCGGTCGAGGACGCGCGCGCGCACATCGCCGGGTTCGCCGTGGCCGACGACGTCTCGATGCGCGGCTTCCAGGGCCGCACCTCCGAGTGGCTCCAGGGGAAGGTCTGGGAGGCCTCCACCCCCGTGGGCCCGTGGCTCGTCACCCCGGACGAGCTGTCCAAGGGCGCCCGCATCCTGACCCACGTGAACGGGGAGGTGCGGCAGGAGAGCCACGTGGCCGACGTCGTGTTCTCCCCCGAGCAGCTCGTGGCCTACGCCTCGCAGCTGATCACGCTGAACCCGGGCGACCTCATCCTCACCGGCACCCCGGCCGGCGTCGCGCTGGCCCGCAAGGACGAGGAGGGCCGCCGCCCGTGGCTGCGCGCCGGCGACGTCGTGGAGGTGGAGATCACCGGGCTGGGCCGGCAGCGCAACGAGCTCTGCTGA
- a CDS encoding aldo/keto reductase, producing the protein MSTAEHAAASPLILGTMGWGVPVDDGEGPHSAGPGAGADVALARARGALRAGLEAGITVLDTADIYGGGLSESTTGALLAELDPAERGRLRVQTKAGIVLPGQDPAGGGATRYDSSPAHVRRALEGSLSRLGAGAVETLIIHRPDVLTPVEDTVRAFLDAREAGLVRRLGVSNLGTGRLLSFQRALGRLAADGTGLACAQLELGLHHRTLVEAEVLANHGAAPATAGAADLGRVCAEEGIELQAWGPLGQGRFTPGSDGSVPTDPAEAAALASAGGPAAVVAKVAQELGAGREAVVLAWLLKLPWGVRPVVGSQDPARLAACAAAPEVAAAMDAAQWHRLWTAARGENLP; encoded by the coding sequence ATGAGCACAGCCGAGCACGCCGCCGCGTCCCCGCTGATCCTGGGCACCATGGGATGGGGCGTCCCCGTCGACGACGGCGAGGGTCCCCACAGCGCAGGCCCCGGCGCCGGCGCCGACGTCGCCCTGGCGCGGGCGCGCGGCGCGCTGCGCGCTGGCCTCGAGGCCGGCATCACGGTGCTGGACACCGCGGACATCTACGGCGGCGGCCTCTCCGAGTCGACGACGGGGGCCCTGCTGGCCGAGCTGGACCCGGCCGAGCGGGGGCGCCTGCGTGTGCAGACGAAGGCCGGGATCGTGCTCCCCGGGCAGGACCCCGCGGGAGGCGGCGCCACGCGCTACGACTCCTCTCCGGCGCACGTGCGCCGCGCCCTCGAAGGCTCGCTGAGCCGCCTGGGCGCGGGCGCGGTGGAGACGCTGATCATCCACCGCCCGGACGTGCTCACTCCCGTGGAGGACACGGTGCGGGCGTTCCTCGACGCGCGGGAGGCCGGGCTGGTGCGCCGGCTCGGGGTGTCCAACCTCGGCACCGGTCGCCTCCTGTCGTTCCAGCGCGCCCTCGGCCGCCTCGCCGCAGACGGCACGGGCCTGGCCTGCGCGCAGCTCGAGCTGGGCCTGCACCACCGCACCCTCGTGGAGGCCGAGGTCCTCGCCAATCACGGCGCGGCCCCGGCCACCGCCGGCGCGGCGGACCTGGGGCGGGTGTGCGCCGAGGAGGGGATCGAGCTTCAGGCCTGGGGTCCGCTCGGCCAGGGCCGCTTCACCCCGGGCTCGGACGGCTCGGTGCCCACCGACCCCGCCGAGGCCGCCGCACTGGCCTCGGCGGGCGGGCCGGCAGCCGTCGTGGCGAAGGTGGCGCAGGAGCTGGGCGCGGGGCGGGAGGCCGTGGTCCTCGCCTGGCTGCTCAAGCTGCCGTGGGGCGTGCGCCCCGTGGTGGGAAGCCAGGACCCCGCCCGACTTGCGGCGTGCGCCGCAGCGCCCGAGGTGGCCGCCGCGATGGATGCGGCGCAGTGGCATCGGCTCTGGACCGCCGCGCGAGGCGAGAACCTGCCCTGA
- the treY gene encoding malto-oligosyltrehalose synthase, whose translation MIPAERPVPASTYRLQVSPDLPLPSVAELVPYLHRLGVDWLYLSPLLAAEPGSDHGYDVVDPSRVDPARGGAEGLAEVARAAHEVGMKVLVDIVPNHVGVATPEANPAWWDLLAHGREAQHAAWFDVDWGAGDGRVLIPVLEDGPEGDDRGDDAAIERLVVVPGEGPDAGRLLHWDTAYPLAPGSLERAEAATGLRAAEVFAGARPEDDPTPERARLAHAVHELQHYRLIGWRRGDAGLNYRRFFTVTTLAGVRVEDPEVFDATHAEIARWVREGLVSGLRVDHPDGLADPAGYLRLLRRRVLPQGWLVVEKILEPGELLPAAWDADGTTGYDALGEVERVFMPRAAGGTPEEDAARRAEWHELIAEAKEDVATGSLAAETGRLVREARAAGVLGAHDDEALTAGLAEVLAQLPVYRTYLPVGQGHLEAAVEAAAVERPELAPVLADLFAVLSDPESPVARRFQQTSGMVMAKGVEDRSFYRYARWANLNEVGGDPAHVALTLSGFHAAQQARQASWPSSMTTLTTHDTKRSEDVRARIAVLAEDPERWAADLTQLCALHPLGEPDAARLVWESIVGVWPTDGTAPDAERVLGFLQKAAREAAVHTTWTDQDADYEARLAELAHAVTAADGPARGLVQAVADRISEAGLAVQLGHKLVQLTAPGVPDVYQGTELPFPSLVDPDNRRPVDFAARAALLDRLDTGWRPTRQDPDAAKLAVVAAALRTRRDRPELFTGYRPLDVSGPAAEHAVAFSRGGALAVATRWPATLTERGGWGETTVTVPAGAWEDAVTGRRVEPDERGAVRLAELLHDLPVALLVPAA comes from the coding sequence GTGATCCCCGCAGAGCGTCCCGTGCCCGCGTCCACCTATCGGCTCCAGGTCAGCCCGGACCTCCCGTTGCCCTCCGTGGCCGAGCTCGTGCCGTACCTGCACCGGCTCGGCGTGGACTGGCTCTACCTCTCCCCGCTGCTCGCCGCGGAGCCGGGCTCGGACCACGGCTACGACGTCGTGGACCCCAGCCGCGTGGACCCCGCCCGCGGAGGCGCCGAGGGCCTCGCCGAGGTGGCGCGCGCCGCGCACGAGGTGGGGATGAAGGTCCTCGTGGACATCGTCCCCAACCACGTGGGTGTGGCCACGCCCGAGGCGAACCCGGCGTGGTGGGACCTGCTGGCGCACGGCCGGGAAGCGCAGCACGCCGCGTGGTTCGACGTGGACTGGGGGGCCGGGGACGGCCGTGTGCTCATTCCCGTCCTGGAAGACGGTCCTGAGGGAGACGATCGCGGGGACGACGCCGCGATCGAGCGCCTGGTGGTGGTCCCGGGCGAGGGGCCGGACGCCGGCCGGCTCCTGCACTGGGACACCGCCTATCCGCTGGCCCCCGGCTCGCTCGAGCGTGCCGAGGCCGCCACCGGCCTGCGCGCCGCTGAGGTGTTCGCCGGCGCCCGCCCCGAGGACGATCCGACCCCCGAGCGCGCCCGACTGGCCCACGCCGTGCACGAGCTGCAGCACTACCGCCTCATCGGGTGGCGCCGCGGGGACGCCGGGCTGAACTACCGGCGCTTCTTCACCGTGACCACCCTCGCGGGCGTCCGCGTCGAGGACCCGGAGGTCTTCGACGCCACCCACGCGGAGATCGCCCGATGGGTGCGCGAGGGGCTCGTCTCGGGGCTGCGCGTGGACCATCCGGACGGCTTGGCGGACCCGGCCGGCTACCTCCGCCTCCTGCGTCGACGCGTGCTGCCGCAGGGCTGGCTCGTCGTGGAGAAGATCCTGGAGCCCGGCGAGCTCCTGCCTGCGGCGTGGGACGCGGACGGGACCACCGGCTACGACGCCCTGGGCGAGGTCGAGCGCGTGTTCATGCCCCGCGCCGCTGGGGGGACGCCCGAGGAGGACGCGGCCCGCCGCGCGGAATGGCACGAGCTGATCGCCGAGGCCAAGGAGGACGTGGCCACCGGCTCGCTCGCGGCCGAGACCGGGCGCCTCGTGCGGGAGGCCCGCGCGGCCGGCGTCCTCGGCGCCCACGACGACGAAGCCCTCACCGCGGGCCTGGCGGAGGTGCTCGCCCAGCTGCCCGTGTACCGCACCTACCTCCCCGTGGGACAGGGCCACCTCGAGGCGGCCGTCGAGGCGGCCGCCGTGGAGCGACCGGAGCTCGCACCCGTGCTCGCGGACCTCTTCGCGGTGCTCTCGGACCCGGAGTCCCCGGTGGCCCGACGCTTCCAGCAGACCTCCGGCATGGTGATGGCCAAGGGCGTGGAGGACCGCTCCTTCTACCGGTATGCCCGGTGGGCCAACCTCAACGAGGTGGGCGGGGATCCCGCGCACGTCGCCCTCACCCTGAGCGGGTTCCACGCCGCGCAGCAGGCACGGCAGGCGTCCTGGCCCTCCTCCATGACCACACTCACCACGCATGACACGAAGCGCAGCGAGGACGTGCGCGCCCGCATCGCCGTGCTGGCCGAGGACCCCGAGCGCTGGGCGGCCGATCTGACGCAGCTGTGCGCCCTCCACCCGTTGGGAGAGCCGGACGCCGCGCGCCTGGTGTGGGAGTCCATCGTGGGCGTGTGGCCCACGGACGGCACCGCGCCGGACGCCGAGCGCGTGCTCGGCTTCCTCCAGAAGGCGGCGCGCGAGGCCGCCGTCCACACCACGTGGACGGACCAGGATGCCGACTACGAGGCCCGCCTCGCGGAGCTGGCCCACGCCGTCACGGCGGCGGACGGCCCCGCGCGCGGCCTCGTGCAGGCGGTGGCGGACCGGATCTCCGAGGCCGGGCTCGCGGTGCAGCTGGGCCACAAGCTCGTGCAGCTCACGGCGCCGGGCGTCCCGGACGTCTACCAGGGCACCGAGCTCCCGTTCCCCTCGCTCGTGGACCCGGACAACCGCCGCCCGGTGGACTTCGCGGCCCGCGCCGCCCTCCTCGACCGCCTCGACACGGGGTGGCGCCCCACGCGCCAGGACCCCGACGCGGCCAAGCTCGCCGTGGTCGCCGCGGCGCTGCGCACCCGCCGCGACCGACCGGAGCTGTTCACGGGATACCGCCCGCTGGACGTCTCCGGTCCGGCCGCCGAGCACGCCGTGGCCTTCAGCCGCGGCGGCGCCCTCGCCGTGGCCACCCGCTGGCCCGCCACGCTCACCGAGCGCGGCGGCTGGGGGGAGACCACCGTGACCGTCCCCGCCGGGGCGTGGGAGGACGCCGTGACGGGCCGCCGCGTCGAACCGGACGAGCGGGGCGCCGTGCGGCTCGCCGAGCTGCTGCACGACCTCCCGGTGGCGCTGCTCGTGCCCGCCGCCTGA
- the treZ gene encoding malto-oligosyltrehalose trehalohydrolase, with the protein MRDHTAPDTAPSRAPQAAAGVVAAPVPDAGLGLRRIGADPVDPTGAEPEAAAQARRTPYAVWAPHAQTVELVLVDAVPGSRHDAQDRWAGARAVAMDRATGGWWTPSQDPAAVLGTPAPADPGYGYRVDGGDPVPDPRSRRQPDTVHGPSRRDVEGADFAWTDADWRGPAGVPADPAAPQGGGLRGAVLYELHVGTFTAEGTLEAAIERLPHLVELGVTHLELLPVNSFNGPRNWGYDGVAWFAVDESYGGPQAYRRFVDAAHAAGLGVVQDVVYNHLGPAGNYLGAFGPYLTAGDTGWGEGVNLDGPDSDEVRRHILDNVRMWIEEFHVDGLRLDAVHALRDTRAVHLLEEMAALADEAAARAGRPVPLMAESDLNDPRLVLPRSAGGLGLAAAWNDDVHHALHVATTGETGGYYADFAPLEAVAKVMERAYFHDGTRSTFRGRDHGRPVPADVPNEAFIVSIQNHDQVGNRAAGDRTGATLSEGSLAAEAALLLTGPNVPLLFMGEEFAASTPWAFFTSFPDEDLGEAVRQGRRREFGAHGWDPADVPDPQDRVTRDSAVLDWAEPGQGRGARVQETYRRLIGLRRTLPALTEPRRSLTRAWVDPERRHVRLERGRAEQAACGDVVLLAALGDLPLTVPEDLRGAHVLAGHTDAGPLAADAEAPAAAPVEVAAPGFLLLRR; encoded by the coding sequence ATGCGCGACCACACCGCCCCCGACACCGCCCCTTCCCGCGCGCCGCAGGCCGCCGCGGGCGTCGTCGCCGCCCCCGTGCCGGATGCGGGCCTCGGCCTGCGCCGCATCGGGGCCGATCCGGTGGACCCCACCGGTGCGGAGCCGGAGGCCGCGGCCCAGGCGCGGCGCACCCCCTACGCGGTCTGGGCTCCGCACGCGCAGACCGTCGAACTCGTGCTCGTGGACGCCGTGCCCGGGTCGCGGCACGACGCGCAGGACCGCTGGGCGGGCGCCCGCGCGGTGGCCATGGACCGCGCGACCGGCGGGTGGTGGACGCCGTCGCAGGACCCGGCGGCCGTGCTCGGCACCCCGGCCCCCGCCGACCCCGGCTACGGCTACCGCGTGGACGGCGGCGACCCCGTGCCGGATCCGCGCTCGCGCCGCCAGCCGGACACGGTGCACGGGCCCTCCCGCCGCGACGTCGAGGGCGCGGACTTCGCGTGGACGGACGCGGACTGGCGCGGGCCGGCCGGCGTGCCCGCGGATCCGGCCGCCCCGCAGGGCGGGGGGCTGCGCGGCGCGGTGCTGTACGAGCTGCACGTGGGGACCTTCACGGCGGAGGGGACGCTCGAGGCCGCGATCGAGCGGCTTCCCCATCTCGTCGAGCTGGGCGTGACCCATCTCGAGCTGCTGCCCGTGAACTCCTTCAACGGCCCCCGCAACTGGGGCTACGACGGCGTCGCGTGGTTCGCGGTGGACGAGTCCTACGGCGGCCCTCAGGCGTACCGGCGCTTCGTGGACGCCGCGCACGCCGCGGGGCTCGGCGTGGTGCAGGACGTGGTCTACAACCACCTCGGCCCCGCCGGGAACTACCTCGGGGCCTTCGGCCCGTACCTCACCGCGGGGGACACCGGCTGGGGCGAGGGCGTCAACCTGGACGGTCCGGACTCGGACGAGGTGCGCCGCCACATCCTGGACAACGTGCGCATGTGGATCGAGGAGTTCCACGTGGACGGGCTGCGCCTGGACGCCGTGCATGCCCTGCGGGACACCCGCGCCGTGCACCTCCTCGAGGAGATGGCCGCGCTCGCGGACGAGGCCGCGGCCCGCGCGGGCCGCCCCGTGCCGCTCATGGCGGAGTCCGACCTCAACGACCCCCGGCTCGTGCTCCCGCGCTCCGCCGGCGGGCTGGGGCTGGCCGCCGCGTGGAACGACGACGTCCATCACGCCCTGCACGTCGCGACGACGGGGGAGACGGGCGGCTACTACGCGGACTTCGCGCCCCTGGAGGCGGTGGCCAAGGTGATGGAGCGGGCGTACTTCCACGACGGCACCCGCTCGACGTTCCGCGGACGGGACCACGGGCGTCCCGTTCCGGCGGACGTGCCGAACGAGGCGTTCATCGTGAGCATCCAGAACCACGACCAGGTGGGCAACCGCGCCGCCGGGGACCGCACCGGGGCGACTCTGAGCGAGGGGTCGCTGGCCGCGGAGGCGGCCCTCCTGCTCACCGGCCCGAACGTGCCCCTGCTCTTCATGGGCGAGGAGTTCGCGGCGAGCACACCGTGGGCGTTCTTCACCTCGTTCCCGGACGAGGACCTGGGCGAGGCGGTGCGCCAGGGCAGGCGTCGCGAGTTCGGCGCGCACGGCTGGGACCCGGCCGACGTGCCCGACCCCCAGGACCGGGTCACCCGCGACTCCGCGGTGCTCGACTGGGCCGAGCCGGGGCAGGGCCGCGGGGCCCGCGTGCAGGAGACGTACCGCCGCCTCATCGGGCTGCGCCGCACCCTGCCGGCACTCACGGAGCCGCGGCGCTCGCTCACCCGCGCGTGGGTGGACCCCGAGCGACGGCACGTGCGCCTCGAGCGCGGACGGGCCGAGCAGGCGGCGTGCGGCGACGTCGTGCTCCTCGCCGCCCTCGGCGACCTCCCGCTCACCGTCCCGGAGGACCTGCGGGGCGCGCACGTGCTCGCCGGCCACACCGACGCCGGCCCGCTCGCCGCGGACGCGGAGGCGCCCGCCGCCGCGCCGGTGGAGGTGGCCGCGCCGGGCTTCCTGCTGCTGCGGCGCTGA